The genomic interval CGATATTGGTTCaatccactatggagtctgaaatgatagcactagcaaCTGCTAGTGAAGAATCTTGTTGGTTGAGATACTTGCTAGCTGAGATCCATATATGGGAACAACCAATGTCagttgtgttgatccactgcgataaTATTGTGgctattgaaaaaattgaaaactattATTACAACGGTAAGAGACGACATATATGTCGTAAGCACGTCACAACTAGAGAGTTACTTTCTAAATGGGCTGTTAgagtggatcatgtacgcactgatgaaaatttaaCAGATCATTTGACGAAAGgtttagctagagagaaagtcctaaACACATCCAAAAGGATGCGACTATTGTCTTAGATCAATaagtcactcatgatggtaatCCAACCTAAAAGACTAGAGATCCCAATAATTAGGTTCAACTGGTAAAAACAAATTGTGATGTGATATCAGATGAACATGTTATTATATATCAGAGAAGAATGATTCCTAAAGCGATGAAAGGATGAagtaatagaaactcttaatgagatcggTACTCTACATGGActggagtacctagctacaagagtactcttgatagactcgtCTATATGAATGCAGAAgtgggccgcttcctatggtaTTTTGAGGCAAAATTCttagagcgttcactatactgGGATAGACATGCGGGATCATTAATACATGGACTTTTGAGAATACATCGTAtaaaaaggttgtgtgtgggtttgatgttaGAGATAGTGTTCAACAatacgagtcactcttgttgaatctaaATCTCACTATGCAAACGTCCAAGTCAAAAGACACATCTATTTATGCACCATCTTATAGAACTGTTTAACGCTATTTCAGaatcacttttttaaattcaagtagGGAATTGTTGGAAATGGTGTTGAAACAATAAAGCTAGTGtagtgtgaattgaaaaaatgaaaaagtctCACATATGAGGGATATCACACACTGGTAATATTTATAAGATGAAAGTATGTTTTTTGGAGTATGCCCCAAGAGGTatccaattttgtgaaggaaaGAGAGCACATTTAAATCGATTACCATATGCGCTCTTCTGGCTCGACTAGGCTTGGGTTAAGTAATGTATTACTTTTTAGTATccggaaaaataaaaattaatatttaatttaaatgtgtacatttttctctctaaaattACTCGACACGTTTCTGCCTTCCACCGAGTCAAAAACAATTGATCCAATTTGTTATGCACTCCTCCCATTTTTTGCGCGGCAATTTCACTGACACGGTCAAATTGGGGCGCATCTATTTTTGTCGATCTGGTCAAATGGACTGCAATTTCTGCTCTCGTCAGTTGCATAATTCCTCTGCAATGAGTCACAAAATGTGTGAAATTACAAAGACTTCTCCAAATGtcttttgttaataattttatagaccAAATTGacacatttaaatatgtatttgaaagACTAATTTGACAACCCCTCAAAATGACTATTGTCTAGGAGAGCAGTATTCCATCGTTTTGTTAGCATTATAGAAACCAAATCTTGGCATAATCTTGTCACCATGTTGTTGGAACTTGAGTCTTAATTACcatagtttttttaaaacaagCATAACTACCATAATCTCTTCTCCAATATTTTTCCTGTCAATTTGAACTATGGTATAGATACTCTACAAACAGTATGTATTGCATGTTACTGATGTTGCATCCCAGTAGTTATGCATTTGTTGCCAGCCTTCCAAATCAGATTCTTATCATTGCAGGCTGAACACAATCCTTTCAAAATCTGCTCTCTGATATTCTTCCACTACAGCAAACACAAACTCAGCAGCATATCCCAAGGCACTCCATCAGATTCGCCGCCCATTGAGAAATTGATTAAGGAAGATCATAAAGTGAAAATTCCAAACAACTTTGACTCAACACCCACCCCCAAGTTTTAATTTCGGGGAAAACCCGCACACGGTCAAAATGGGTTTTCCATGTCAAAGTCGGGATGAGTTCAGGTGGGTATTCGCAAGTCCAGATTGTGTTGTCATACCTACTTCCATCTAAAGTTCTAAACAATTTGAACATCAAAATGGAACTTGCAAAGGAAAGACGTATATAAGAAACCTAGagcctataaaataaaacagagccACCTATATTTTATAACTCCGAATTGGCCAATCCAAAGACATTGGCGGCTTTTGAGAACATTGGAGGGGGGAGAAGAAGCCACCTAGTAGTTATCATATCAATGATAATAGAGGTAATTAGGTAGAAGCAGTTGGAAGCTTGAATTTGAACAACCAAGTAAAGCAATTGAGCCAAGTCAAAAAGCAAATTAGTAAAAACTTGTGAATCTCATACTATATAAATTGCTACACATTCACATAAAAGATCTGGGAAAAGAACATGAATAAAGCATTGAGCTGAAAAATCTCAATTGTTTAAGAACAAAGTTTCAGCTAAAACTTATAATTTGAGActcatgatttattaatttatgtctTCTCCAATGAGGAtgttaaaatatcaaacaatcTTGATTAGTCTTCCCTAAAATTTCAAAAGGTGTAAAATCTTGGGAAGATCTAAATGAAAAACATGTTACTCCACAAATCTAAAAACTAATAAATGTAAATACAAATGAAAGACAATGAATATGATCACAAAGCAGCATACCTTGTTAACACCTTTCCTATGCACATAGCACTTACTAATCAAACAAAAGTAATTGCAACAAATGATTCAACAACACATACAAATGAGGTCTATTTCATATTCCACAAAAGCTACAAATCATCAAGTAAGCATAAGGGAGTTAAAAAGATTTTAAGAATAATTTTCAGCTTCTGGCTGAATTCAAAAAGTTCACATAACAGAAACAAAGGTAACTTTTGTTTTCCAAGTGAAATCATCATTATTATACGTTTGGCTTCCCTGCTAAAACATGAAAAAACTTATGAAAAGGGATAGAACAATGTGCAAAATGAATTCATTTGACTATGCTTAATAATGAGTGCACTCTTTCACATTCTCTAGTTTAGCGctcaaagaaaaataaagaaacaacaTAGATATCGTATTCAGTTATGTCAATGAAACACCAATTTGACtttctataaaaattaaacaacttttttggtcaaaaaataaattaaactttgACAACACAAACCACACCAAAGAATTCCCTAAAGGCCAAAAGCATACTAATGCAATATCTTTTAATGCCTTGAAATTATGAACCAAAATATTAGCATTTGCCTGTAATTTACTGCTAAATCGGGAGCTTTGCAAATGATTGAGAAGGAAATAGCCAATGTATAAGATGAAGAAGTAGGCTCTCACAGGatatatcaaaacaaaaaatctcaAACAAATCAAACATGTGACATGCAAGGAAAATATTGCAGCAAAGATAGAGGTGGTGGTAGAAATATTTAAGCCCCAaacaaatttaacatatttacAAACCATGGAGAGTCAAAACCATAACAACTATAGTGGATGTCCTAACATCAAAAACAGAAAATACTGGCTTATATCACGAAACACAATCATCTACCAAAATATTCGTGACTCAAATAGCAAAAGTTTTGTATATTCAAAATGTAGCAGGATGGTTATATAAGCATTAAATATCAATTACTTTTATAATTGCACATAAGCATAATTGCATAGATCTCCTTATCTTTCATACATGTCATTTGGGCCACACTTTTGTAGCCACAAACAAAAGCATCTTTTACACATAATGATAATTCCGCAGTCTGAACAAAACACAGACAAAAACTAACATTTATTCTACACAGTTGACAAAACTGTCGAAATCCAGCTACTGAAGATAAATGTAGGAGATTTATACTTCTCATTGATCACCCCCACTAAATACATGTCTTCCAATGTTTGAACTACACATACCTTTACTAAAAGAAAGTTATAATGAGAAGATGAGCGggatattttgaaagaaaaagaggtATCACATAAATGGAAAAGGAATGAGAGTACACTTATTTACCCTTAAATATGATGTGTCATTTTTTACAGATGGGTATTTTGAATAGTTTGCTAGTGGTTTGTTTTCTTAGATAGTTAGATTGATAGTAGATTTTCCAAAAGCATTATGTGAGCTACAAGAAACTTATTACAGTGAGGGAAATAAACTTTGACTGCAAGGAACAAAGGTTTATGACCTACATACTACATAGTTCTTTCATGTTGAGCTGCACTGAATGTGTGCAGATTGAAACTCAAACGCAgagaataaagaaaaaataaattagaaaatatatcaaatcagaGTGATTTGATTCTTttccaaaatacaaataaacttaaatagaaAATCAACTAATAAACACAATCATATCAGATCTGATTACTATATGTCAATAGTTGTTTTAGCACTTGCATGATATTAGATGAAGATTTTAGCTTTCGTAATCCATAGCAAATGAAAGTACTTTTTGCATTGCCTATTGGTAAACATCAAAAGCTAGAAGTTTTTGAGTACTTGCATGATACTAAATGAAGCTTTAGGCATTCATTATCCATAGTAAAAAAGGAACAAAGATGAGCATAAACACTTCATTAAAAAGGGTAGGACATGCATAATACAATAAATTTGTACAAACTAAGTTTCTATTGTAAATCTGACCCTATAATGTTTCTTTTGTAAATCTTACCCTATATTGTTTCTTTCTGTTTTCCTGTTTCAAGTTATTGAATTTTTTCAGACATGATTTCAGTGGCGGTCCTATTAGTTTGTAGGCTGATGGATGCATGGGATATAAACACTTGAGTTCTCTTCTTTTGTGTTCAAAAGGATCCAACCAAAACCTTATATTAGCCTCACCAAACATAGCCTTCCTTTTGGCATATTGATATGCAGCAACTGCATCACTTACTTCGTAAAAAGCCACTTGAGCAGAGCCAGTGTACCAAAAGATTCTTGTTCTTGAAGAATCTACTGAGCCAAATACAGTAAACTTCTTTATTAGTTTTTCCTTTGATGGTAGGTTGAAATTCTTTGGGAACTTCATGTGTAGAGATTTAGAACAAAAGGGAACATGTGTTTTTGGTTGCTGTCCGACTTTTGAATTGAATATTGAACAAGAAGCAACTTTACCCGCCACGACCAAACAGTCCCCAGAAGATGATTCTATTCTTGCTGTCTCTTTTGACTTAAGATGTGTTACATCAGCATCACAATTTCTTTGTAGAGTCTCCTGGTAAACAAAAGAGTTAGATTCTAATGTAAATTTAACTTTTGTTGCACTGGCATTAGCCTCATAATTATCAGAATTGAAGCTAAATGCCAAATTTGGTGATAATTCACAGGGAAAAGACTGCTGCGAAAACAAATTCGGACTTATTTTCAAATCCACTTCCTGAACCTCATCAGAGAAGTTTATGTTAGTTTGTATGCAGGCCTGATTGTCTCTTTGGATACTTTCTTCTGGTTCAAGCATCTTGATGTGTGAGATCCTAGGTCTGGTATTTTTTGAGATGTATGCATTCCCTTCACTTCCTTGAACTCTGCTAGTGTAAGGTAAACAATTACATAAACCGTGTTTATCTAGCCGCTTTCTTTTCCTGTTGAGGCATATAGCTGTTTCTATTTCAAGTGCATTGATCAAATGAGTCTTAAAACTGGAAGAAATAGAAAAGTGAGCTTCACTCATTCTAGAACAGTTTCCAAAGCAAATTTCAACTATGCCAtggtttaatatatttttaaatctcAGAAGGCTCTGCTTATCCAAGTTTACAATATTTCCCCAAATGTGGAATGGACTTAAGGCAGGAGAATGCATAAAGAGTTCAGTCTTTCTACTGTTAGTTGGAGCCTCtggaataataaaaaatttattctgaAATGAGTGTTCAGAATTTCCTAACGAAACAGGAAATGTTGACTGTAATCTTCTTATAGCACTAATGGCCATGTTTTCCTCCACTTGCTTGGATATGACCTGATGTTTTTCCTTGGATTCCAAAGCTGTAGATTCCAGAGTAACTGAGTGTACCTTCTGACTCAAAGAGGAATGCTGCTTCACATTATCAcctaatgataaaaatattataataaataggaTAAATCAATATATACCTAGTGTAGTTCAGTTAATTAGATATTCGATaacaataaaacaataaaagcATGTTTAGTTAATAACAGACAGCACACAAACAGgacaacatatttatttaaacagAAGTTTCTAATATAAAGATACTATTATTATATGGGACTAAAAACTTAATTATGTCAAGAAAATGGTAAACATTGACAAATCAAAATGATATACTATAATACTTTTCTATTTCAAATTATGGATGATCATCACAAgcatgatttatttatttgaaacaGCCAAAATTAGTTCTTCAGTAATTGTTAGAAAATTAGCGGATGATTGAACACACAACCATATACCTCTCAACCCCTAAGTCCCTCAGTCAATACCACCCAACCACCTTAGGACACCCACATCACAAGCATGATTATCAAACTTGTTAGTGGACTAGTAAACTCATCCGCGTAACGTTTCTAGGTAGAAAAATCAGTTTGAATCATatacaaactcaattttgagAAAACTGAGTTGAAGTTAAGTGGGCTCATTCTAACTCAAAATCacaagtttaatttaatttaaacttcaAAGATTGCGACGCGACCGCAACCACTATTTAAAACCCTACCATTCACAAGAGTCAAGGTTTGAACCCGTGACTGCTTGCTTTAGACGCTTGAGAATAAGTCCCTTATCACTCCAAGCAACCACACATTGGTAAGCCCTCCTCATGCTTCTATGTGTCTTCTCCACAAATGTCATGTCTATAGACAAATTCTACCATCTTTTCcctaattttattattcataattaCAATCCAAATTATGTACCACTTTTAGGTTGCAAGCAACATTTCTACAATACTATGCTAAGTCATAAACTATGATGCATGGGTACACATATGTCACTGACACGacacaattaataatttcaattaaatataatcaatgtcTCACTGTCATG from Cicer arietinum cultivar CDC Frontier isolate Library 1 chromosome 5, Cicar.CDCFrontier_v2.0, whole genome shotgun sequence carries:
- the LOC101505655 gene encoding uncharacterized protein, whose protein sequence is MNDIRKFQRGDIVWAIIHNNKCFPALVLTSNDLGISLSFFNNNNHTPSRTFFVDSELLPFEQPFPFKPSLSPQNDAFRSALRLFGLNVVSSLRCRCLAGYDEKRVLNGSGCRFDPTGVLGFVLDAAVFNWVDDSCVVGAVKVVAQLHAFRRYSSIHQKKVYRETRKLGDNVKQHSSLSQKVHSVTLESTALESKEKHQVISKQVEENMAISAIRRLQSTFPVSLGNSEHSFQNKFFIIPEAPTNSRKTELFMHSPALSPFHIWGNIVNLDKQSLLRFKNILNHGIVEICFGNCSRMSEAHFSISSSFKTHLINALEIETAICLNRKRKRLDKHGLCNCLPYTSRVQGSEGNAYISKNTRPRISHIKMLEPEESIQRDNQACIQTNINFSDEVQEVDLKISPNLFSQQSFPCELSPNLAFSFNSDNYEANASATKVKFTLESNSFVYQETLQRNCDADVTHLKSKETARIESSSGDCLVVAGKVASCSIFNSKVGQQPKTHVPFCSKSLHMKFPKNFNLPSKEKLIKKFTVFGSVDSSRTRIFWYTGSAQVAFYEVSDAVAAYQYAKRKAMFGEANIRFWLDPFEHKRRELKCLYPMHPSAYKLIGPPLKSCLKKFNNLKQENRKKQYRVRFTKETL